In the Pseudomonas orientalis genome, one interval contains:
- the katE gene encoding catalase HPII yields MSTKKPATPPKSELAGTDTLDRGNTNAKLQALEEFRSDATGQALRTNQGVKISDNQNTLKVGARGPSLLEDFIMREKITHFDHERIPERIVHARGTGAHGYFQSYGDHSALTKAGFLRTPEHKTPVFARFSTVQGPRGSGDTVRDVRGFAVKFFTDEGNFDLVGNNMPVFFIQDAIKFPDFVHAVKPEPHNEIPTGGSAHDTFWDFVSLVPESAHMVVWAMSDRAIPKSLRAMQGFGVHTFRLINTEGKSSFVKFHWRPKVGTCSLVWDEAQKLAGKDTDYHRRDLWESIESGDYPEWELGVQIVAEEDEHKFDFDLLDPTKIIPEELVPITPLGKMVLNRNPDNFFAEVEQVAFCPGHIVPGIDFTNDPLLQGRLFSYTDTQISRLGGPNFHEIPINRPVAPNHNNQRDAQHRSVIDKGRAAYEPNSIDSGWPKETPAGPIDGGFETYYERIDANKVRERSESFGDHFSQATLFFNSMSHHEKEHIIAAYSFELGKVEREHIRARQVNEILANIDLELAKRVAQNLGLPAPTKGTVPVRETSLKASPALSQVNLLSGDIKTRKVAILAANGVDGAAIDALKAALEAEGAHAKLLGPTSAPVTTADGKSLPVDASMEGMPSIAFDAVFIPGGKESVKALSGDGVALHYVLEAYKHLKAIAVASDVKPLLDLLKLEADAGLIVGADAKAFKAFFAAIAQHRVWEREPKAKAIPA; encoded by the coding sequence ATGAGTACCAAGAAGCCAGCCACCCCGCCGAAGAGTGAACTCGCGGGCACTGATACCCTGGACCGAGGCAATACCAACGCCAAACTGCAGGCGCTGGAAGAATTCCGTTCCGATGCAACAGGTCAGGCCCTGCGCACCAACCAGGGCGTGAAGATCTCTGACAACCAGAACACCCTGAAGGTCGGCGCCCGTGGCCCGTCGCTGCTGGAAGACTTCATCATGCGTGAAAAGATCACGCACTTTGACCATGAGCGTATTCCGGAGCGCATCGTGCATGCCCGTGGTACTGGCGCCCATGGTTATTTCCAGAGCTACGGCGACCATTCGGCGCTGACCAAGGCTGGTTTCCTACGGACTCCAGAGCATAAAACGCCGGTGTTCGCGCGTTTTTCCACGGTACAGGGCCCGCGTGGCTCCGGTGATACCGTACGTGATGTGCGCGGTTTCGCCGTGAAGTTCTTCACCGACGAAGGCAACTTCGACCTGGTGGGCAACAACATGCCGGTGTTCTTCATTCAGGACGCCATCAAGTTTCCCGATTTCGTACACGCCGTTAAGCCTGAACCGCACAACGAAATTCCTACCGGCGGGTCGGCCCACGATACGTTCTGGGATTTTGTCTCGCTGGTGCCGGAGTCGGCGCATATGGTGGTGTGGGCGATGTCTGACCGCGCCATTCCAAAAAGCCTGCGTGCCATGCAGGGCTTTGGCGTCCATACGTTCCGTTTGATCAACACCGAAGGCAAATCGAGCTTTGTGAAGTTTCACTGGCGGCCGAAAGTCGGTACTTGCTCACTGGTATGGGACGAAGCGCAAAAGCTGGCCGGTAAAGATACCGACTACCACCGTCGCGACCTGTGGGAATCGATCGAAAGCGGCGATTACCCCGAGTGGGAACTGGGTGTTCAGATCGTTGCAGAAGAAGACGAGCATAAGTTCGACTTCGACCTGCTGGACCCGACCAAGATCATCCCGGAGGAATTGGTACCGATCACCCCGCTGGGCAAGATGGTGTTGAACCGCAACCCTGACAACTTCTTTGCCGAGGTCGAGCAGGTTGCGTTCTGCCCAGGCCATATCGTGCCGGGTATCGACTTCACCAACGACCCACTGCTGCAAGGTCGTCTGTTTTCCTACACCGACACTCAGATCAGCCGTCTCGGCGGCCCGAACTTCCACGAGATTCCGATCAACCGCCCGGTTGCGCCGAACCACAACAACCAGCGCGATGCCCAGCATCGCAGCGTGATCGACAAGGGGCGTGCCGCCTACGAGCCGAACTCTATCGACAGCGGATGGCCGAAGGAAACGCCTGCCGGTCCGATCGATGGCGGTTTTGAGACCTACTACGAGCGGATCGATGCGAATAAGGTCCGCGAGCGCAGTGAATCGTTCGGCGATCACTTCTCCCAGGCCACGCTGTTCTTCAACAGCATGAGCCATCACGAGAAAGAGCACATCATCGCCGCCTACAGCTTCGAGTTGGGCAAGGTCGAGCGCGAACATATCCGCGCCCGCCAGGTGAATGAGATTCTGGCCAACATCGACCTGGAACTGGCCAAGCGCGTTGCCCAGAATCTGGGCTTGCCCGCGCCGACCAAAGGCACGGTGCCTGTGCGTGAAACGTCGCTGAAAGCATCGCCGGCGTTGAGCCAGGTGAACCTGCTGTCGGGCGACATCAAGACGCGCAAAGTGGCGATTCTGGCGGCGAACGGCGTGGACGGTGCCGCGATTGACGCACTCAAGGCAGCCCTTGAAGCTGAAGGTGCACATGCCAAGCTGCTCGGGCCGACGTCGGCGCCTGTGACCACCGCCGATGGCAAGTCGCTGCCGGTGGATGCGTCGATGGAAGGCATGCCGTCCATTGCGTTTGACGCGGTGTTTATCCCGGGCGGCAAGGAGTCGGTCAAGGCCCTGAGCGGCGACGGCGTGGCATTGCATTACGTACTGGAAGCGTACAAGCACTTGAAGGCGATTGCGGTCGCCAGTGACGTGAAGCCATTGCTCGATCTGTTGAAGCTGGAAGCGGACGCGGGGTTGATCGTGGGGGCGGATGCCAAGGCGTTCAAGGCGTTCTTTGCCGCGATTGCTCAGCACCGGGTTTGGGAGCGGGAGCCGAAGGCTAAGGCGATTCCGGCTTAA
- a CDS encoding PA5502 family lipoprotein, giving the protein MKPFASRYLLLAAFSLLLGACQSTPPAASGAPDPRAAAIAQLEQNLASSELATAEDQLATLQAQSPNDPALEAYQRQLAEAYLQRSQIVLQKGDVNAAATALSRARALMPKAPALTGGVNSAISHARKAELDQAEAALKAAEAKPAAKVIDPAAPSTTVALNLVDVEAMRHQLDAIATDVVNYQCDVSIQVPRTEDYPWLATLLTKRVKRIDSGYELKIHRQILKHIPAQVVLIPRKAD; this is encoded by the coding sequence ATGAAGCCGTTCGCCTCCCGTTATCTGCTCCTTGCCGCATTTTCCCTGCTGCTGGGCGCCTGTCAAAGCACACCGCCCGCCGCTTCCGGAGCGCCGGACCCGCGCGCTGCGGCCATCGCGCAGCTGGAGCAAAACCTGGCCAGCAGCGAATTGGCCACCGCCGAAGACCAGCTCGCCACCTTGCAGGCCCAATCGCCCAATGACCCGGCACTTGAGGCTTACCAGCGGCAGTTGGCCGAAGCCTACCTTCAGCGCAGCCAGATCGTGCTGCAAAAGGGTGACGTCAACGCCGCCGCTACAGCATTGAGCCGGGCGCGTGCGCTGATGCCCAAGGCCCCCGCCTTGACCGGAGGCGTCAACAGCGCCATCAGCCATGCGCGCAAAGCCGAGCTGGATCAGGCCGAGGCCGCCTTGAAAGCGGCCGAAGCCAAGCCCGCCGCCAAGGTCATCGACCCGGCGGCGCCGAGCACCACCGTGGCGCTGAACCTGGTGGATGTCGAAGCCATGCGCCATCAGCTGGATGCCATCGCCACCGACGTGGTGAATTACCAGTGCGACGTCAGCATCCAGGTGCCACGCACCGAGGATTACCCGTGGCTGGCCACATTGCTGACCAAACGGGTGAAACGGATTGATTCGGGGTATGAGCTGAAGATTCACCGGCAGATTCTGAAGCACATTCCGGCGCAGGTTGTGCTGATTCCGCGTAAGGCGGACTAA